Proteins from one Mucilaginibacter jinjuensis genomic window:
- a CDS encoding PmoA family protein, whose translation MKLQLIILLSTIPLALFAQQKERVSVLRPVGKSEVNISIGGKPFTSFLYPDSLEKPVLYPVHAANGTIVTRGFPLNPKAGEPTDHPHHIGIWFNYENLNGLDFWNNSYAIPADKKHLYGWIKTDKILETVSGTTGKLGYHANWVNQHNEVQMEETTHFQFSGTAHQRIIDRVTTLKAVKECLFTDAKDGMLGLRLAHELQIPATEDQKFTDNKGNVTVVKAGDDHIANGNYLTSEGKQGNDAWSTRGVWCKVYGKMGSDSVSIAIIDHPKNPNYPTFWHARGYGLFAANPLGEKIFTNGKSTKNLHLNKGESVTFRYRIVIEDGETTSSVAQLNAMARAFAK comes from the coding sequence ATGAAACTACAATTGATTATATTATTGTCAACTATACCTCTCGCTCTTTTCGCGCAGCAAAAAGAACGGGTGAGTGTTTTAAGGCCTGTTGGTAAAAGCGAGGTGAATATTTCTATCGGTGGTAAACCATTTACCAGTTTTTTGTACCCTGATAGTTTAGAGAAACCAGTCTTGTACCCGGTACATGCTGCTAACGGGACGATTGTTACCCGTGGTTTTCCGCTCAACCCCAAAGCTGGCGAGCCTACAGATCACCCGCATCACATCGGTATCTGGTTTAATTATGAGAATTTGAACGGGCTTGATTTCTGGAATAACTCGTACGCTATCCCGGCAGATAAGAAGCATTTATATGGTTGGATTAAGACTGATAAGATCCTTGAAACAGTAAGCGGAACCACCGGTAAATTAGGCTACCACGCCAATTGGGTAAATCAGCATAATGAAGTTCAGATGGAAGAAACCACTCATTTTCAATTTAGCGGTACAGCACATCAGCGGATTATAGATAGGGTAACTACCTTAAAGGCTGTTAAAGAATGTTTGTTTACTGATGCCAAGGATGGCATGCTCGGCCTGCGGTTGGCTCATGAACTACAGATCCCGGCTACAGAAGACCAAAAGTTTACAGATAACAAAGGCAACGTAACGGTAGTTAAAGCAGGCGACGACCATATAGCCAACGGCAACTACCTAACCAGCGAAGGCAAGCAAGGTAATGATGCCTGGAGTACACGCGGCGTTTGGTGCAAAGTATACGGCAAAATGGGAAGCGATTCGGTGAGTATTGCTATTATCGATCATCCGAAGAACCCTAATTATCCAACCTTCTGGCACGCGCGTGGTTATGGATTGTTTGCAGCCAATCCACTGGGCGAAAAGATCTTTACAAATGGAAAATCGACTAAAAACCTGCATTTAAATAAAGGAGAATCGGTTACGTTTCGGTACAGGATTGTGATTGAGGATGGTGAGACGACAAGTTCTGTAGCTCAGTTGAATGCAATGGCTCGAGCGTTTGCAAAGTAA
- a CDS encoding TetR/AcrR family transcriptional regulator, with amino-acid sequence METKLPKAERTRQFIIETTSGIFNMKGYAGTSMSDITDATGLTKGSIYGNFENKEEVALAVFDYNHGKVSQAISQYINKAKTYHDKLMVYAQVYDQYSRNIFPKGGCPMLNTAIEADDTNPLLKERAAKALLSWKKRITDLIEGGIAAGEFKPGIDTNQTALSMIALIEGGIMIAKVTNSQTNLDTILKTVEMLVNQLKA; translated from the coding sequence ATGGAAACTAAACTACCCAAAGCAGAACGTACACGCCAGTTTATTATTGAAACTACATCGGGTATTTTCAATATGAAGGGTTACGCGGGTACATCTATGTCGGACATTACCGACGCTACCGGTTTAACCAAAGGCAGCATCTACGGTAATTTCGAAAACAAAGAAGAAGTTGCCCTGGCAGTATTCGATTATAATCATGGTAAAGTTTCACAGGCTATCAGCCAATATATTAATAAAGCCAAAACTTACCACGATAAACTGATGGTTTATGCCCAGGTTTACGATCAGTACTCTCGTAATATATTTCCAAAGGGTGGGTGCCCCATGTTAAATACTGCAATTGAGGCTGATGATACCAATCCGTTATTAAAAGAGCGTGCAGCTAAAGCGTTATTAAGCTGGAAAAAAAGAATAACAGACCTGATAGAAGGTGGTATTGCAGCGGGCGAGTTTAAACCGGGGATCGATACCAATCAAACCGCCTTATCCATGATTGCCCTGATAGAAGGCGGCATTATGATTGCCAAAGTAACCAACAGCCAAACCAATCTGGATACCATACTAAAGACAGTAGAAATGCTGGTTAATCAGTTAAAAGCGTAA
- a CDS encoding DHA2 family efflux MFS transporter permease subunit, with the protein MSPLKRQLLILTVILAAIMELIDTSIVNVALNYMSGNLGSTLEDTSWVITSYAIANVIIIPMTSFLSNRLGRRKYYIGSIIVFVFCSLMCGQATSIWMLVFFRFWQGMGGGALLSVSASVVYEMFPKEKLGTASALFGIGVFIGPTIGPTLGGYITENYSWPWIFYINVPIGIAAAISCYFLLPELAIRNKTSKVDWWGIIFLIVGIGSLQTVLERGQTDDWFAATYILVLTITSVISLTAFMLRELSIDYPVVDLKVLKSKSLSIAAILTFITGMGMFTSIFLTPVIAQRLLGFSPSETGVLLLPGAVLAVFALIVSGKLLQSGVSPVLIIFVGFLCFIYFNWSMSQISLDTSARYITLKLIFRALGMALLTVPLSTLAVSSLKPQEMPQGTALNNMMRQLGGSFGISIINTYSARRTASHRVDLISHVTNDNAPTAERIVSYTHYFQQKGIGLFDAKLKAMKIIDLAIVKQSTLMSYIDSYFLIGLLFALALPLLLFVMKRTKKLPAGVVVSDH; encoded by the coding sequence ATGAGCCCCTTAAAACGTCAACTACTTATCCTTACGGTTATCCTCGCAGCCATTATGGAGCTGATAGATACCTCCATTGTAAACGTGGCACTCAATTACATGAGCGGTAACCTGGGGTCAACTTTAGAGGATACATCATGGGTAATTACCTCTTATGCCATTGCCAATGTAATTATTATCCCGATGACGAGCTTTTTGAGCAACCGACTGGGCCGCCGTAAATATTATATTGGTTCTATCATTGTGTTCGTATTTTGTTCGCTCATGTGCGGGCAGGCTACCAGTATCTGGATGCTGGTGTTCTTTAGGTTCTGGCAGGGAATGGGAGGAGGTGCGTTGCTATCGGTTTCGGCATCAGTGGTTTATGAGATGTTCCCTAAAGAAAAACTGGGTACAGCAAGCGCTTTATTTGGTATCGGGGTATTTATCGGCCCAACCATTGGCCCAACTTTGGGTGGTTACATCACCGAAAATTACTCATGGCCCTGGATCTTTTATATTAATGTACCCATTGGTATTGCGGCGGCGATTTCTTGTTACTTTTTACTGCCGGAGCTGGCCATCAGGAATAAAACCAGCAAAGTAGACTGGTGGGGAATCATTTTCCTCATCGTCGGCATAGGTTCTCTGCAAACTGTATTAGAACGCGGGCAGACCGACGATTGGTTTGCAGCTACTTATATCCTTGTACTTACCATCACATCTGTAATCAGCTTAACGGCCTTCATGCTCAGGGAACTCAGTATTGATTATCCTGTGGTTGATCTTAAGGTGTTGAAAAGCAAATCGCTCAGTATAGCAGCCATACTCACTTTTATTACCGGGATGGGCATGTTTACCTCTATATTCCTGACACCGGTTATTGCGCAAAGGCTCTTGGGCTTTAGCCCTTCAGAAACGGGTGTATTACTATTGCCCGGCGCTGTATTGGCCGTATTTGCGTTGATTGTATCGGGTAAATTATTGCAAAGTGGTGTATCGCCGGTGCTGATCATCTTTGTGGGCTTTCTATGCTTCATCTACTTTAACTGGTCCATGTCGCAGATCAGCCTTGATACATCTGCACGGTATATTACGCTGAAATTGATATTCCGGGCTTTGGGGATGGCCTTGTTAACCGTGCCGCTGAGCACGCTGGCCGTATCGTCCCTGAAACCACAGGAAATGCCACAGGGAACAGCACTCAACAACATGATGCGCCAGCTGGGAGGTTCGTTCGGTATCTCTATCATTAACACTTATTCGGCCCGCAGAACGGCTTCGCACAGGGTTGATCTGATTAGTCATGTAACCAACGATAATGCACCCACAGCCGAGCGGATAGTTTCATACACGCACTACTTTCAGCAAAAGGGGATAGGCCTGTTCGATGCTAAATTAAAGGCCATGAAAATAATTGATCTCGCTATCGTAAAGCAATCAACTTTAATGAGTTATATTGATTCTTATTTTCTCATAGGGCTACTTTTTGCGCTGGCGCTGCCACTTTTATTATTCGTAATGAAACGCACTAAAAAGCTACCGGCAGGTGTGGTAGTATCCGACCATTAA
- a CDS encoding SDR family oxidoreductase, which produces MNISNKTVLIIGGSAGIGFETAKLLTSKGNKVIITGRDENRLKAAAAKIEGVSYFVGDVSSEADTLKLVDYINQNFPQLDVLINNAGRAVVYQLTDNANAFDIASDEILTNYLAIIRLTEKLLPVLRAQKEAVIVNVTSIVVFAPGASLPTYAASKAALHSYTRSLRYALKDTGVKVFELMPPLVDTDFSTEIGGHNGIPPSQVAEELLDGLTNDVAEIHVGQTADMYKLYLSSPEQALLVLNSRGE; this is translated from the coding sequence ATGAATATTTCGAATAAAACAGTCCTGATTATTGGCGGTAGTGCCGGTATTGGATTTGAAACCGCAAAACTGTTAACCTCAAAAGGCAACAAAGTAATTATCACCGGTCGCGATGAGAACCGTTTGAAAGCCGCAGCCGCAAAAATTGAAGGCGTAAGTTATTTCGTTGGTGATGTGAGCAGCGAAGCTGATACCCTTAAACTGGTAGATTATATCAATCAAAATTTCCCTCAGTTGGATGTGCTGATCAATAACGCAGGCCGTGCTGTTGTATATCAACTTACCGATAATGCTAATGCCTTTGATATTGCCAGCGATGAGATACTGACTAACTATTTAGCTATTATCCGCCTGACAGAGAAATTGTTGCCTGTGTTAAGAGCACAAAAAGAAGCTGTTATAGTTAACGTAACCTCTATCGTGGTATTTGCACCGGGTGCTTCATTACCAACTTATGCTGCAAGTAAAGCTGCCCTGCACTCATACACCCGCTCATTACGTTATGCGCTTAAAGATACCGGCGTTAAAGTATTTGAACTGATGCCGCCATTGGTTGATACTGATTTTTCTACAGAAATTGGTGGCCATAACGGCATCCCTCCATCACAAGTGGCTGAAGAGTTACTGGACGGATTAACCAATGATGTTGCCGAAATACATGTTGGCCAAACTGCTGATATGTATAAGCTGTATCTTTCTTCGCCAGAACAAGCACTGCTTGTTTTGAACTCAAGAGGGGAATAA
- the fabF gene encoding beta-ketoacyl-ACP synthase II — MLKRVVVTGLGALTPIGNDVKSFWQNIVAGKSGASRITKFDPSLFRSQVACELKDFNAADFIDRADLKRTDSFTQYAFVATDEAIKDSGFDFSKMDPFDVGVIWGSGQGGMETFEEQVTGYATGDGHPRFNPFFIPKMLVNMASGMVSLRNGYMGINYTTVSACATSNTAIMDAFNYIRLGKAKIIVTGGSEAPITQASFGGFSSMKAMSTNNTDPEHASRPFDVNRDGFVMGEGAGALVLEEYEHAKARGAHIYAEVTGAAMTADAYHMTATHPEGLGAAKAMDLALTESGLTIADVDYLNMHATSTPVGDLSELKAILNLTKGEKNNMQISATKSMTGHLLGAAGAIEAIVCLMSIKDQVIPPTINTEVLDPAIPDSLNIVLKEAISHKVDVTMSNTFGFGGHNGIAVFKKF; from the coding sequence ATGTTAAAAAGAGTGGTAGTTACCGGCCTTGGTGCATTAACCCCTATCGGTAACGATGTAAAATCATTTTGGCAGAATATCGTGGCTGGGAAAAGCGGCGCTTCGCGAATCACTAAGTTCGATCCTTCTTTGTTTCGCAGCCAGGTGGCTTGCGAGCTTAAAGATTTTAACGCTGCCGACTTTATAGACCGTGCAGATTTAAAACGTACCGATTCATTTACACAATATGCTTTTGTTGCTACGGACGAAGCCATTAAAGATTCGGGCTTCGATTTCAGTAAGATGGACCCGTTTGATGTGGGTGTGATCTGGGGATCGGGCCAGGGCGGCATGGAAACCTTTGAAGAGCAGGTTACCGGTTATGCCACAGGCGACGGCCATCCAAGATTTAACCCATTCTTTATCCCTAAAATGCTGGTTAACATGGCTTCGGGCATGGTATCGCTGCGTAATGGCTACATGGGTATCAACTATACTACAGTTTCCGCTTGTGCCACTTCAAATACGGCCATCATGGATGCCTTTAACTATATCCGTTTAGGCAAAGCTAAGATCATCGTTACCGGTGGTTCTGAAGCTCCTATTACGCAGGCATCTTTTGGTGGCTTTAGTTCGATGAAAGCCATGTCGACCAATAACACTGATCCTGAGCATGCATCACGTCCGTTCGATGTAAACCGCGACGGCTTTGTGATGGGTGAAGGTGCTGGTGCTTTAGTTTTGGAAGAATATGAACACGCCAAAGCACGTGGTGCACATATTTATGCTGAAGTTACAGGAGCAGCCATGACAGCCGATGCCTACCACATGACAGCTACCCACCCAGAAGGTTTGGGCGCAGCCAAAGCAATGGACCTGGCATTAACAGAATCTGGCTTAACCATTGCCGATGTTGATTACCTGAACATGCATGCCACTTCTACCCCGGTTGGTGATCTTTCAGAATTAAAAGCAATTTTAAATTTGACCAAAGGCGAGAAAAACAACATGCAGATCAGCGCAACCAAATCAATGACCGGCCACCTACTGGGTGCAGCAGGTGCTATTGAAGCTATTGTTTGTTTAATGAGTATCAAAGACCAGGTAATACCGCCGACTATTAATACAGAGGTATTAGACCCGGCAATTCCTGATAGTTTAAACATTGTGTTGAAAGAAGCCATCAGCCATAAGGTTGATGTAACCATGAGCAATACATTTGGCTTTGGTGGCCATAATGGTATTGCCGTGTTTAAGAAGTTTTAA
- a CDS encoding class I SAM-dependent methyltransferase translates to MSNPTDNRDYSTISPSAKALLYLKGLTSIPFAKAAAEQMMLPDKYEPDFSLRDFGFWTRVVHFESRYWSLDYLLASTGAKNVLELSSGFSFRGLAAVADRADLHYIDTDLPEVIATKKQLLEAIKPELKGTLDVLPLNALDEEAFRKTVDRFPAGEVAIVNEGLLMYLGLTEKEKLCRIIHRILSERGGYWITADIYIKRANRDRLMMNDQLNEFFKQHNIDEQMFESFEEAEEFFNKNGFVVDKEAVPDRDKLTSLTYMLQSATEEQLNDLRSRKRIQTSWRLKIAP, encoded by the coding sequence ATGTCGAACCCAACAGATAACCGCGATTACAGCACCATTAGTCCATCGGCAAAAGCATTGCTGTATTTAAAGGGGCTTACCAGTATCCCTTTTGCCAAAGCCGCTGCCGAACAAATGATGCTGCCCGATAAATATGAGCCCGATTTCAGTCTCCGCGATTTTGGCTTTTGGACACGTGTAGTGCATTTCGAAAGCCGGTATTGGAGCCTGGATTATTTGCTGGCCAGTACAGGGGCGAAGAATGTGTTGGAACTATCTTCAGGATTCTCTTTTCGTGGATTAGCAGCTGTTGCAGACCGAGCCGATCTGCATTATATTGATACCGATCTCCCGGAGGTAATAGCTACCAAAAAGCAATTACTGGAAGCCATTAAACCCGAATTGAAAGGGACGTTAGATGTATTGCCGCTTAACGCTTTGGATGAAGAAGCGTTTCGTAAAACGGTTGATCGTTTCCCGGCAGGTGAAGTTGCTATTGTAAACGAGGGCTTGCTGATGTATCTCGGCCTCACTGAAAAAGAAAAACTCTGCCGCATTATTCACCGCATTTTATCTGAAAGAGGAGGCTATTGGATCACCGCCGATATTTACATTAAACGTGCAAACCGGGACCGCCTGATGATGAATGATCAGTTGAATGAATTCTTCAAACAACATAATATAGACGAGCAAATGTTTGAAAGCTTTGAAGAAGCCGAAGAGTTTTTTAATAAAAATGGTTTTGTGGTTGATAAAGAAGCTGTGCCCGATCGTGATAAGCTGACATCATTAACTTATATGCTGCAAAGTGCCACAGAAGAGCAGTTAAATGATTTGAGATCGAGAAAGCGCATCCAGACCTCGTGGCGGTTGAAGATTGCACCTTAA
- the lpdA gene encoding dihydrolipoyl dehydrogenase, giving the protein MENQYDVVFIGSGPGGYTGAIRASQLGYKVAIVEKYSTLGGTCTNVGCIPAKALLDSTEHFHQAKEQFKTHGINLNGDISLDFTQFISRKAGVVGQNTAGLIYLMKKNKIDVHQGLGSFVDNTHLKVTAADKETVLTSKYFVIATGSKPSSIPGVTIDKKRIITSTESLSLSAQPKSMVIIGGGVIGVELASVYARIGTDVTIIEYTDSLIPTMDRELGKALFKTLGKLNIKMLLSSKVQSAANLGEQASVKFLDKDGKEQEILTDYCLVAVGRRAYTDGLNLKAAGVESEKNGKVKVNGQLQTNVPNIYAIGDVIDGPMLAHKAEDEGTFVAETINGQKPHINYNLIPGVVYTWPEVASVGQTEEQLKAAGIEYKSGKFPYSASARARASMDTDGFVKVLVSPKYGEVLGVHIIGPRAADVIAQSVVGMEYEVTAEDMYRISYAHPTYSEALKDAYLMASGQGAINI; this is encoded by the coding sequence ATGGAAAATCAATATGATGTAGTGTTTATCGGCTCTGGTCCGGGTGGGTATACAGGCGCTATCCGTGCTTCGCAATTGGGTTACAAAGTGGCTATTGTTGAAAAATATAGCACCCTCGGTGGTACCTGTACCAATGTGGGCTGTATCCCGGCTAAGGCGCTGTTAGATAGTACCGAACATTTTCACCAGGCTAAAGAACAGTTTAAAACGCATGGTATAAATTTAAATGGCGATATCAGCCTCGATTTTACGCAGTTTATCAGTCGCAAGGCTGGCGTTGTTGGCCAAAATACAGCAGGGTTAATTTACCTGATGAAGAAAAACAAAATTGACGTTCACCAGGGCCTGGGTAGTTTTGTAGATAATACACATTTAAAAGTTACAGCGGCTGATAAAGAAACTGTTTTAACCAGTAAATACTTTGTGATTGCAACAGGCTCAAAACCTTCGTCAATCCCGGGCGTAACTATCGATAAAAAACGGATCATTACGTCTACCGAAAGTCTGTCATTATCTGCTCAGCCAAAATCAATGGTGATAATTGGCGGCGGTGTAATAGGAGTAGAGCTTGCTTCGGTTTATGCACGTATCGGTACAGATGTTACCATTATAGAATATACCGATTCATTGATCCCAACGATGGACCGCGAGTTAGGTAAAGCTTTATTTAAAACACTGGGCAAGCTCAATATCAAAATGCTTTTGAGTAGTAAAGTACAATCTGCCGCTAATTTAGGCGAGCAGGCTTCGGTTAAGTTTTTAGATAAAGACGGCAAAGAACAAGAGATACTAACAGACTACTGTTTGGTTGCTGTAGGCCGCCGCGCTTATACCGATGGACTAAATTTAAAAGCCGCCGGTGTTGAAAGCGAAAAGAACGGCAAGGTGAAAGTAAACGGCCAACTACAAACCAATGTGCCTAATATTTATGCTATTGGTGATGTTATCGATGGCCCGATGCTGGCCCACAAAGCCGAAGATGAAGGTACTTTTGTAGCCGAAACCATTAACGGACAAAAGCCACACATCAACTACAACCTCATCCCCGGTGTGGTTTATACCTGGCCAGAGGTTGCTTCTGTAGGCCAAACCGAAGAGCAATTGAAAGCAGCAGGCATAGAATATAAATCGGGCAAGTTCCCATACTCGGCCAGTGCCCGTGCAAGGGCATCAATGGATACCGATGGTTTTGTGAAAGTGCTGGTATCACCCAAATATGGTGAAGTGCTTGGTGTACACATCATAGGCCCGCGTGCTGCGGATGTTATTGCACAATCTGTTGTAGGGATGGAGTACGAGGTTACCGCCGAAGATATGTACCGCATCAGCTACGCCCACCCAACTTATTCTGAAGCTTTAAAAGATGCTTACCTGATGGCATCAGGGCAAGGTGCTATCAATATTTAA
- a CDS encoding SDR family oxidoreductase, translating into MKVLLAGANGYIGTRLIPVLLEKGCDIVCLVRDKRRFRENSDYASRVTLITGDLLHPETIKDFPTDIDAAYYLVHSMAQANDFSDMEAQSAKNFITQVDKTNCKQIIYLSGITNDDNLSNHLKSRRHVEDVLEAGKAKLTVLRAAIIIGSGSASFEIIRDLTEKLPIMTVPRWVNTKCQPIAIRDILFYLENVLLNDKTFGKTFDVGGPDILSFKDMMLTYAKVRKLKRHIITIPFLSPKISSYWLYFVTSTSYSLAQSLVDSMKNETIAKDHSINDIIPHECVSYEEALRLAFIKIEQNSIASSWKDALNVGYLNPAFMDQIKVPQNGTVEYKVKLPFKQDTGKVMSNIWAIGGNRGWYYWDWIWGIRGFLDKMVGGVGLRRGRTSSVDVFAGNTIDFWRVLLADKANKRLLLYAEMKLPGEAWLEFKIVEEAGKKFLSQIATFRPNGLLGRLYWASMFPFHVFIFKGMAKRIVSYEQIPVQKAAN; encoded by the coding sequence ATGAAAGTATTGCTGGCAGGCGCTAATGGCTATATAGGTACAAGATTAATCCCGGTTTTATTGGAGAAAGGATGCGACATAGTTTGCCTGGTGCGTGATAAACGCCGGTTTAGAGAAAATAGCGACTACGCTAGCCGGGTAACTTTAATTACCGGCGACTTATTGCATCCCGAAACCATCAAAGACTTCCCCACAGATATTGATGCTGCTTACTACCTCGTACACTCAATGGCGCAGGCCAATGATTTTTCGGATATGGAAGCACAATCTGCTAAGAACTTCATTACGCAGGTTGATAAAACAAATTGTAAGCAAATTATTTACCTAAGCGGTATTACCAATGATGATAACTTATCTAATCATTTAAAATCACGCCGTCATGTTGAGGATGTATTAGAAGCAGGTAAAGCAAAGCTAACCGTGCTGCGTGCTGCTATTATCATTGGGTCGGGCAGTGCGTCATTCGAGATCATTCGTGATTTGACTGAGAAGCTCCCCATCATGACTGTACCTCGTTGGGTAAACACCAAATGCCAGCCAATTGCTATTCGCGATATATTATTTTACCTCGAAAATGTATTGCTGAACGATAAAACATTTGGTAAAACCTTCGATGTAGGAGGGCCGGATATTCTATCATTTAAAGATATGATGCTGACTTATGCCAAAGTGCGTAAATTAAAACGGCACATTATTACAATCCCATTCCTTTCTCCTAAAATATCATCATACTGGTTATACTTTGTAACCTCAACCAGCTATTCGCTGGCGCAAAGTTTGGTTGATAGCATGAAGAATGAGACCATTGCTAAAGACCACTCCATAAATGATATTATCCCGCATGAGTGTGTAAGTTATGAAGAAGCTTTAAGGCTGGCTTTTATCAAAATAGAACAAAACTCCATCGCCTCGAGCTGGAAAGATGCCTTGAATGTAGGTTATCTTAATCCCGCATTTATGGATCAGATCAAAGTGCCTCAAAATGGCACCGTAGAGTATAAAGTAAAGCTGCCATTTAAGCAGGATACCGGTAAAGTAATGAGTAACATTTGGGCAATAGGTGGTAACCGGGGCTGGTATTATTGGGATTGGATCTGGGGAATCCGCGGTTTTTTGGATAAAATGGTAGGCGGTGTAGGGCTGCGACGCGGCCGAACCAGCAGTGTTGATGTGTTTGCCGGTAATACCATTGATTTTTGGCGAGTATTACTTGCAGATAAAGCCAACAAACGATTGCTGCTTTATGCCGAAATGAAACTCCCCGGCGAAGCCTGGTTAGAATTTAAAATTGTAGAAGAAGCCGGGAAAAAGTTTCTGAGTCAGATCGCCACCTTTCGCCCTAATGGTTTGCTAGGCCGTTTGTACTGGGCATCAATGTTCCCATTCCATGTTTTTATTTTTAAGGGGATGGCTAAAAGGATAGTAAGCTATGAGCAAATACCTGTACAAAAGGCCGCAAATTAG
- a CDS encoding MarR family winged helix-turn-helix transcriptional regulator: MPIINSSLKILMNLAKVQAVIARRFDRLNMHGIGFSDFVILYLLQQSADGKMRRIDLADRIGLTASGITRMLLPMEKIGLVSREANERDARVSYVVLTQAGRQLFEDAKLTAEAVAAEIIPGEREKKFNPLTDLLAMLGGNIS; this comes from the coding sequence ATGCCAATAATAAATTCATCGCTCAAAATATTAATGAACCTGGCGAAAGTGCAGGCTGTAATAGCACGCCGGTTTGATAGGCTTAATATGCATGGCATCGGGTTTAGTGATTTTGTGATCCTTTATTTGCTACAGCAATCGGCCGATGGAAAAATGCGCAGGATAGATTTGGCGGATAGGATAGGGCTTACCGCATCTGGCATTACACGTATGCTGCTGCCTATGGAAAAAATAGGTTTAGTAAGCCGCGAAGCAAATGAGCGCGATGCGCGGGTAAGTTATGTGGTACTTACGCAAGCCGGGCGACAATTATTTGAAGATGCCAAGCTGACTGCCGAAGCCGTTGCCGCAGAAATTATCCCAGGCGAAAGAGAAAAGAAATTTAATCCATTAACAGATTTGCTTGCCATGTTGGGCGGCAATATTAGCTGA
- a CDS encoding phosphotransferase → MPTLLQSIIRVEKIPAVEKALLKAFNTTAVTDITLLAGGLSASAVYKIIINGIPYVLKLDNTTPNNTSDELTCMEIAANGGVAPQVYYLNIAEGISITGFIKAVPLASIFTSVEARLQELAKTIKSIHELPLFIKESSLQDTVDGLINQFKASRMLSGPVFDECFAYYDLIRKHYPWNDTDKVSSHNDLNPNNMVFDGEKIWIIDWDAAFRNDRYVDLAITANFYVANDEHEQLFLQTYFGDDLNDYNCARFFLMRQVCRLVYAMLMFKLADTSNPMGMGHDPVMQGINLNDVKQQIGAGKISLAGYEGQLLFGKALFNEALASMQSPRFNLSIQQLNGN, encoded by the coding sequence ATGCCAACATTACTACAATCTATTATCCGTGTTGAAAAAATACCGGCTGTTGAAAAAGCATTATTAAAAGCCTTTAACACTACAGCGGTAACCGATATTACCTTACTGGCGGGTGGCCTGTCTGCCTCGGCTGTGTACAAGATTATTATTAATGGTATACCTTATGTTTTGAAGTTAGATAATACAACCCCGAATAATACAAGTGATGAACTTACTTGTATGGAGATTGCTGCCAATGGAGGAGTAGCACCACAGGTATATTATCTGAATATTGCAGAAGGAATATCTATCACAGGTTTTATTAAAGCTGTACCCTTGGCTTCTATTTTTACGTCGGTTGAGGCACGTTTGCAGGAACTGGCGAAAACGATTAAATCGATACATGAGCTCCCGCTCTTTATTAAAGAAAGCAGTTTGCAGGATACGGTTGATGGGTTAATCAATCAGTTCAAAGCATCGCGTATGTTAAGCGGGCCGGTTTTTGATGAATGCTTTGCGTATTACGACCTCATCAGAAAGCATTATCCCTGGAATGATACAGATAAAGTTTCGAGTCATAACGACCTTAATCCCAACAACATGGTTTTTGATGGGGAGAAGATCTGGATTATTGATTGGGATGCAGCTTTTAGAAACGACCGTTACGTAGACCTCGCCATTACCGCAAACTTTTACGTTGCAAATGATGAGCATGAGCAACTATTTCTGCAAACTTATTTCGGGGATGATTTAAATGATTATAACTGTGCTCGTTTCTTTTTAATGCGCCAGGTATGCCGCCTGGTATATGCCATGCTGATGTTTAAACTGGCAGACACCTCCAACCCAATGGGTATGGGGCACGATCCTGTGATGCAAGGTATTAACCTTAATGATGTAAAGCAGCAGATAGGAGCGGGCAAAATAAGCCTGGCCGGTTACGAGGGCCAGTTGTTATTCGGCAAAGCTTTGTTTAACGAGGCCTTGGCCAGTATGCAATCACCGCGATTCAATTTATCAATACAGCAACTAAACGGTAATTAA